Proteins found in one Arachis stenosperma cultivar V10309 chromosome 8, arast.V10309.gnm1.PFL2, whole genome shotgun sequence genomic segment:
- the LOC130945421 gene encoding uncharacterized protein LOC130945421 → MFELLDGIVEEIGKQNVVQVVTDNRSNYVLAGKLLMEKRPNLFWTPCAAHCLDLMLEDIGKLPLIQKTIKSAISLVSFTYSHSSTLSMLRQFTNGKELVRHVVTRFATSFLSLERLYEEKENLRRMFTSDEWVRNKLSREAKGREATKIVIRPSFWNHVKYTLKIMGPLVQVLRLVDGEKKPPMGYIYEAMEKAKECIMKTFSNDVSKYSKVFKIVDNRWNCQLHHPLHAAGYFLNPDLFYDNPRIELDLEITKGWFECITRLVPSIAVQEKILEEQTLYKAVYGLFGSSFAKSQRKKISPAFWWRIYGHEAPNMRDLAIKILSLICSTSGCEHNWSIFEHIHTKKRNRLDHERMESLVFIKYNQQLIERYNIKDEVDPIALNDIDECNEWLVGEIGTVTFRDDDNMDDDADLVHQDDNTLSWNLVFEAMGGHEPTTYTRRQQNRKRKEPATTRGGAKGGPSNQPFPPFFATPSAITLWRIFGSPP, encoded by the exons ATGTTTGAGCTTCTTGATGGTATTGTTGAGGAAATTGGGAAGCAAAATGTTGTTCAAGTTGTAACTGACAACAGGAGCAACTATGTTCTAGCCGGTAAGTTGCTGATGGAGAAAAGACCGAATTTGTTTTGGACCCCGTGTGCTGCCCATTGTTTGGATTTGATGCTTGAAGACATTGGAAAGTTACCGTTAATCCAAAAAACCATAAAAAGTGCCATTTCTTTGGTTAGTTTTACTTATAGCCACTCTAGCACTTTATCCATGTTGAGACAATTCACAAATGGCAAGGAATTAGTGAGGCATGTAGTCACCCGATTTGCCACTTCATTTCTCTCTTTGGAAAGGCTTTATGAGGAGAAAGAAAATCTAAGAAGAATGTTCACTTCGGATGAGTGGGTAAGGAATAAGTTGTCAAGGGAGGCAAAGGGGAGGGAGGCAACAAAGATTGTTATTAGGCCCTCCTTTTGGAATCATGTCAAGTACACCCTTAAGATCATGGGGCCTCTTGTTCAGGTGCTTCGACTTGTTGATGGGGAGAAGAAGCCGCCAATGGGTTATATATATGAAGCAATGGAGAAGGCAAAGGAATGCATCATGAAAACATTTTCTAATGATGTGAGCAAATATTCTAAAGTTTTTAAAATCGTTGACAACAGATGGAATTGCCAACTTCATCATCCGTTGCATGCAGCTGGTTATTTTCTGAATCCGGATTTGTTTTATGATAATCCTCGCATTGAATTGGATTTAGAAATTACAAAGGGATGGTTTGAGTGCATCACTAGATTGGTGCCAAGTATAGCTGTGCAAGAGAAGATATTGGAGGAGCAAACACTATATAAGGCTGTCTATGGACTTTTTGGATCATCCTTTGCAAAATCTCAGAGAAAAAAGATTTCACCCG caTTTTGGTGGCGGATATATGGGCATGAAGCTCCAAACATGCGAGACCTTGCTATCAAGATCTTGAGCTTGATTTGTAGTACTTCTGGATGTGAACACAATTGGAGTATATTTGAGCATATTCATACTAAGAAAAGAAATAGGCTTGATCATGAAAGGATGGAGAGCTTGGTCTTCATAAAGTATAACCAACAACTCATCGAGAGGTACAACATTAAAGATGAAGTTGACCCTATTGCACTCAATGACATTGATGAATGTAATGAGTGGTTAGTGGGAGAAATTGGGACTGTCACCTTTCGAGATGATGATAATATGGATGATGATGCTGATTTGGTTCATCAAGATGACAACACATTGAGTTGGAACCTTGTTTTTGAAGCAATGGGAGGACATGAGCCTACGACATATACTAGAAGacaacaaaatagaaaaagaaaagaacctGCAACTACAAGAGGTGGTGCAAAGGGTGGACCAA GTAATCAGCCATTTCCGCCATTTTTCGCAACGCCATCCGCTATAACTTTATGGCGAATTTTTGGCTCACCGCCATGA